A single Providencia manganoxydans DNA region contains:
- the pflB gene encoding formate C-acetyltransferase, with amino-acid sequence MSELNEKFALAWQGFNQGNWQDNVDVRDFIQKNYTPYEGDESFLAGSTPATDKLWEKVMEGIKIENRTHAPVDFDTDVASTIISHDAGYIAKDLEQIVGLQTDAPLKRGLIPFGGIKMVEGSCKAYDRTLDPSLKKIFTEYRKTHNQGVFDVYTPDILKCRKSGILTGLPDAYGRGRIIGDYRRVALYGIDFLMKDKFNQFTSLQEKLEKGDDLQMTIQLREEIAEQHRALGQIKEMAAKYGYDISGPATNAQEAVQWTYFGYLAAVKSQNGAAMSFGRVSTFLDVYIQRDLEAGKLTEQEAQELIDHLVMKLRMVRFLRTPEYDELFSGDPIWATESLAGMGLDGRTLVTKNTFRFLNTLYTMGPSPEPNMTILWSEKLPLSFKKFAAKVSIDTSSVQYENDDLMRPDFNNDDYAIACCVSPMIVGKQMQFFGARANLAKTMLYTINGGIDEKLKMQVGPKHAPIMDEVLDFDTVMDRMDHFMDWLATQYVTALNIIHYMHDKYSYEAALMALHDRDVYRTMACGIAGLSVAADSLSAIKYAKVKPIRDEDGIAVDFEIEGEYPQFGNNDSRVDDIACDLVERFMKKIQKLHTYRNAVPTQSILTITSNVVYGKKTGNTPDGRRAGAPFGPGANPMHGRDQKGAVASLTSVAKLPFAYAKDGISYTFSIVPNALGKDDDVRKANLAGLMDGYFHHEASIEGGQHLNVNVMNREMLLDAMENPEKYPQLTIRVSGYAVRFNSLTKEQQQDVITRTFTSSM; translated from the coding sequence ATGTCAGAATTAAATGAAAAATTCGCTTTAGCATGGCAAGGTTTTAACCAAGGTAACTGGCAGGATAACGTCGATGTACGTGACTTCATCCAGAAAAACTATACTCCATATGAAGGTGATGAATCTTTCTTAGCAGGCTCTACTCCAGCAACTGATAAGTTGTGGGAAAAAGTCATGGAAGGTATCAAAATTGAAAACCGTACTCATGCACCCGTTGATTTTGACACTGATGTTGCATCAACGATCATTTCCCATGATGCGGGCTATATCGCTAAAGATTTAGAGCAAATCGTTGGTCTGCAAACTGATGCACCTCTGAAACGTGGTCTTATCCCATTCGGTGGGATCAAAATGGTTGAAGGCTCATGCAAAGCTTACGATCGTACTTTAGATCCAAGCCTGAAAAAAATCTTTACAGAATACCGTAAAACTCACAACCAAGGTGTTTTCGATGTCTATACCCCAGACATCCTAAAATGCCGTAAATCAGGTATCTTAACCGGTCTGCCTGATGCCTATGGTCGTGGTCGTATCATCGGTGACTACCGTCGTGTTGCTCTGTACGGTATTGATTTCCTGATGAAAGACAAATTTAATCAATTCACCTCTCTGCAAGAAAAATTAGAGAAAGGTGACGATCTGCAAATGACCATCCAACTGCGCGAAGAAATTGCTGAACAGCATCGCGCACTTGGTCAAATCAAAGAGATGGCTGCAAAATATGGCTATGACATCTCTGGCCCTGCAACCAATGCCCAAGAAGCCGTTCAATGGACTTACTTCGGTTACTTAGCTGCCGTTAAATCACAAAACGGTGCAGCAATGTCATTCGGTCGTGTTTCAACCTTCTTAGACGTTTATATCCAACGTGATCTTGAAGCAGGCAAACTGACTGAACAAGAAGCGCAAGAGCTGATTGACCACTTGGTGATGAAACTGCGTATGGTACGTTTCCTACGTACTCCTGAATATGATGAGTTGTTCTCTGGTGACCCAATTTGGGCGACAGAATCACTCGCAGGTATGGGTCTTGATGGTCGTACATTGGTGACCAAAAACACCTTCCGTTTCCTGAACACACTCTATACCATGGGCCCTTCACCAGAGCCTAATATGACTATCCTGTGGTCAGAAAAACTGCCTCTAAGCTTCAAAAAATTTGCAGCTAAAGTGTCAATCGATACTTCATCAGTTCAGTATGAAAACGATGATTTGATGCGCCCTGACTTTAACAACGATGACTACGCTATCGCATGTTGCGTGAGCCCAATGATTGTTGGTAAACAAATGCAGTTCTTCGGTGCTCGTGCTAACTTAGCGAAAACTATGCTGTATACCATCAACGGTGGTATCGATGAAAAACTGAAAATGCAAGTTGGTCCTAAACATGCACCAATCATGGATGAAGTTCTTGACTTCGATACTGTGATGGATCGTATGGATCACTTCATGGATTGGTTAGCGACTCAATATGTCACCGCACTGAATATTATTCACTATATGCATGACAAATATAGCTATGAAGCTGCATTGATGGCTCTGCATGACCGTGATGTGTATCGTACAATGGCATGTGGTATCGCGGGTCTGTCAGTTGCAGCTGACTCACTGTCTGCTATCAAATACGCAAAAGTTAAACCAATTCGTGATGAAGACGGCATTGCTGTTGACTTTGAAATCGAAGGTGAATATCCACAATTTGGTAACAACGACTCTCGTGTTGATGATATTGCTTGCGACCTAGTTGAACGTTTCATGAAGAAAATTCAGAAACTGCACACTTACCGTAACGCAGTACCAACTCAGTCTATCTTAACCATCACCTCTAACGTTGTGTATGGTAAGAAAACAGGTAACACCCCAGATGGTCGTCGTGCTGGCGCGCCATTCGGACCAGGTGCTAACCCAATGCACGGTCGTGACCAAAAAGGTGCGGTTGCTTCACTGACTTCAGTTGCTAAACTGCCATTTGCTTACGCGAAAGATGGTATTTCTTATACCTTCTCCATCGTACCAAATGCATTAGGTAAAGATGATGATGTACGTAAAGCGAACTTAGCGGGTCTAATGGATGGTTATTTCCACCATGAAGCCTCTATCGAAGGTGGCCAACACCTGAACGTTAACGTCATGAACCGTGAAATGCTGTTAGATGCAATGGAAAACCCAGAGAAATATCCACAGCTCACTATCCGTGTTTCAGGCTATGCAGTACGCTTTAACTCATTGACTAAAGAGCAACAGCAAGACGTTATTACTCGTACTTTCACCAGTTCAATGTAA
- the pflA gene encoding pyruvate formate lyase 1-activating protein, with protein MSTTTTTIPTLDISTTSPPATLGRIHSFESCGTVDGPGIRFIVFFQGCLMRCMYCHNRDTWDTHTGQIVTVDELMKEAVTYRHFMNATGGGVTASGGEAILQAEFVRDWFRACKAQNIHTCLDTNGFVRRYDPVIDELMEVTDLVMLDLKQLNDEIHQTLVGVSNHRTLEFARYLAKRNQKTWVRYVVVPGWSDDDHSVHLLGEFTKDMKNIEKIELLPYHELGKHKWETMGEEYKLDGVKPPSKEVMERVKNILESYGHKVLY; from the coding sequence ATGTCGACAACTACAACAACCATCCCAACTCTTGATATTTCAACAACCTCACCACCAGCGACGCTTGGTCGTATCCACTCGTTTGAATCATGTGGAACCGTCGATGGACCGGGGATCCGTTTTATCGTCTTCTTTCAAGGCTGTCTAATGCGTTGTATGTATTGCCATAACCGCGATACATGGGATACCCATACAGGCCAAATCGTTACCGTTGATGAATTAATGAAAGAAGCGGTGACCTATCGCCACTTTATGAATGCAACAGGTGGTGGCGTCACCGCATCTGGCGGAGAAGCTATTCTACAAGCTGAATTTGTTCGCGACTGGTTCCGAGCTTGTAAAGCACAAAATATCCATACTTGCCTCGATACGAATGGCTTTGTTCGCCGCTATGATCCGGTTATCGATGAGCTAATGGAAGTCACTGATTTAGTCATGCTCGACTTAAAACAACTCAATGATGAAATCCACCAAACATTAGTCGGTGTGTCTAACCATCGTACACTTGAGTTCGCCCGCTACCTTGCTAAACGCAATCAAAAAACATGGGTTCGTTATGTTGTCGTTCCGGGTTGGAGCGATGATGATCACTCTGTGCATTTACTTGGTGAATTTACCAAAGACATGAAAAATATCGAAAAAATTGAGCTACTCCCATACCATGAATTAGGCAAACACAAATGGGAAACTATGGGTGAAGAGTACAAGTTAGATGGTGTTAAACCACCATCAAAAGAGGTGATGGAACGCGTTAAAAACATCCTTGAGAGCTATGGTCACAAAGTCCTCTATTAG
- a CDS encoding BPSS1780 family membrane protein, whose translation MNSENFDSQNAPVPSQNQPNQVDTSIFLTEPRAVDAGEGINWISQAWAMVKEKLGMWVLINIIFFAVILVVSMIPFINFFVSFITPILIGGIIAISEKQRKTGEVEIGLLFAGFQQKFGALFAVGAINFGISLIGGIIAIMIGGTALLSIMLEMSQGGQVSPETIMALSGSFFYIFVIMAVAGLVGAAMTWFAPALIMNHDFKVGAAISASLKAVSKNILPGILFFVVLAIIMFISAIPLGLGLLITFPIMYVGYYTSYRSLFFAQTHSNNQASQQNSIIS comes from the coding sequence ATGAATAGTGAAAATTTCGATTCACAAAATGCACCGGTTCCTTCTCAAAACCAACCGAATCAAGTTGATACTTCAATTTTTCTTACTGAGCCGCGTGCTGTAGATGCTGGCGAAGGGATTAATTGGATCAGCCAAGCTTGGGCAATGGTGAAAGAAAAATTAGGTATGTGGGTTCTTATCAACATTATTTTCTTTGCCGTTATACTGGTTGTATCGATGATCCCATTTATCAACTTTTTCGTTTCATTTATCACCCCAATTTTAATTGGTGGCATTATTGCGATTAGTGAAAAACAACGCAAAACAGGTGAAGTTGAAATCGGATTATTATTTGCTGGGTTCCAACAAAAATTCGGCGCTCTATTTGCTGTAGGTGCGATTAATTTCGGTATTTCATTAATCGGTGGCATTATTGCTATTATGATTGGTGGCACAGCATTACTTAGCATCATGTTAGAAATGAGTCAAGGTGGCCAAGTTTCTCCTGAAACAATTATGGCTCTAAGTGGTTCATTCTTCTATATTTTTGTTATTATGGCAGTTGCTGGTTTAGTTGGCGCTGCAATGACTTGGTTTGCTCCTGCATTAATCATGAATCATGATTTTAAAGTAGGTGCAGCTATCTCTGCGAGCCTAAAAGCGGTTAGCAAAAACATTCTGCCGGGTATCCTATTCTTTGTTGTCTTGGCAATTATTATGTTCATTTCCGCAATTCCATTAGGGCTAGGTCTGTTAATCACATTCCCTATTATGTATGTCGGTTACTACACTAGCTATCGCAGTCTGTTCTTTGCTCAAACACATAGCAATAACCAAGCATCACAACAAAATTCAATTATTAGCTAA
- the serS gene encoding serine--tRNA ligase: protein MLDPNLLRTELDAVAEKLARRGFTLDVEKLRELEERRKVLQVETESLQADRNSRSKTIGAAKARGEDIEPLRQEVNLLGEKLDAAKLALDKLQQEIRDIALSIPNMPDDAVPDGKDDSDNVEVARWGEPRQYDFEVKDHVSLGELAGGLDFPAAVKLTGARFVVMKGQIARLHRALAQFMLDLHTEQHGYQELYVPYLVNHDTLYGTGQLPKFGEDLFHTKPLEEEAESTYALIPTAEVPVTNLVRDEILDEDVLPLKMTAHTPCFRSEAGSYGRDTRGLIRMHQFDKVELVQVVHPEKSMEALEELTGHAEKVLQLLKLPYRKVILCTGDIGFGSRKTYDLEVWLPAQNTYREISSCSNMWDFQARRMQARFRSKGDKKTQLVHTLNGSGLAVGRTLVAVLENYQLADGRIEVPEVLRPYMKGLEYIG from the coding sequence ATGCTCGATCCCAATTTACTGCGTACGGAGCTAGACGCGGTTGCTGAAAAACTGGCTCGCAGGGGTTTTACCCTTGATGTGGAAAAGCTGCGTGAATTAGAAGAACGCCGCAAAGTTTTACAAGTTGAAACTGAATCCCTGCAAGCAGACCGTAACTCGCGATCGAAAACCATTGGTGCCGCTAAGGCACGTGGTGAGGATATTGAGCCTCTGCGTCAGGAAGTTAACCTGTTAGGCGAAAAATTGGATGCTGCTAAGCTCGCATTAGATAAGCTGCAACAAGAAATCCGTGATATTGCACTAAGTATCCCGAATATGCCTGATGATGCTGTTCCTGATGGCAAAGATGATTCAGATAACGTCGAAGTTGCTCGTTGGGGTGAGCCTCGTCAATATGACTTCGAAGTTAAAGATCACGTCAGCCTTGGTGAGTTAGCGGGTGGGTTAGATTTCCCTGCTGCGGTAAAACTGACTGGTGCACGTTTTGTGGTGATGAAAGGGCAAATTGCTCGTTTACACCGTGCATTGGCACAATTCATGTTGGATTTACATACTGAGCAGCATGGTTACCAAGAGCTGTATGTTCCTTATTTGGTTAATCATGACACCCTGTATGGTACCGGCCAATTACCAAAATTTGGGGAAGATCTATTCCATACTAAGCCACTGGAAGAAGAAGCTGAAAGTACTTATGCATTGATTCCAACAGCAGAAGTACCAGTGACTAACTTAGTGCGTGACGAAATTTTAGATGAAGATGTTCTACCATTAAAAATGACGGCACATACGCCATGCTTCCGTTCAGAGGCTGGTTCTTATGGTCGTGATACGCGTGGTCTGATCCGTATGCACCAATTTGATAAAGTTGAATTGGTTCAAGTCGTTCATCCAGAAAAATCGATGGAAGCATTAGAAGAGTTGACTGGCCATGCGGAAAAAGTGCTGCAATTACTGAAGCTACCTTATCGTAAAGTCATTTTATGTACAGGTGATATAGGTTTTGGATCTCGTAAAACCTACGACTTAGAAGTCTGGTTACCGGCTCAAAATACTTATCGTGAGATTTCATCATGTTCTAACATGTGGGATTTCCAAGCTCGCCGTATGCAAGCTCGCTTCCGTAGCAAAGGTGATAAGAAAACTCAGCTGGTTCACACTTTGAATGGTTCAGGCCTTGCTGTAGGTCGTACTTTAGTTGCGGTACTGGAAAATTACCAGTTAGCAGATGGCCGTATTGAAGTGCCAGAAGTATTACGTCCGTATATGAAAGGGCTAGAGTATATTGGTTAA
- a CDS encoding replication-associated recombination protein A: MGNLSLDFSQNEFQPLAARMRPEVLEQYIGQKHLLAEGKPLPRAIKAGHLHSMILWGPPGTGKTTLAEIIGHYAQADIERISAVTSGIKEIRESIEKARQNRSAGRRTILFVDEVHRFNKSQQDAFLPHIEDGTITFIGATTENPSFELNSALLSRARVYLLKSLDVSDIEEVLLQAMGDAQRGLGGQNIILPDSTRKLIAELVNGDARRSLNLLEMMADMAESDSHGQRVLTAELLKEVSGERTARFDNKGDRYYDLISALHKSVRGSAPDAALYWYARIITAGGDPLYVARRLLAIASEDVGNADPRAMQVAISAWDCFTRVGPAEGERAIAQAIVYLACAPKSNAVYTAYKAALSDAQMQPDYDVPAHLRNAPTKLMKELGAGKGYRYAHDEDNAYAAGEVYFPPEMQQTQYYHPTNRGLEGKIAEKLNWLAQQDQNSSTKRYR; this comes from the coding sequence GTGGGTAACCTGTCTCTCGATTTTTCACAAAATGAATTTCAACCTTTGGCCGCACGTATGCGTCCAGAGGTACTTGAACAGTATATAGGCCAAAAACATTTATTGGCTGAGGGTAAACCGTTGCCGCGTGCGATAAAAGCGGGCCATTTACACTCAATGATTTTGTGGGGGCCTCCGGGGACAGGTAAGACGACATTGGCTGAAATTATTGGCCATTACGCCCAAGCGGATATTGAACGTATCTCTGCGGTCACTTCCGGTATTAAAGAGATACGCGAATCCATCGAAAAAGCACGCCAAAACCGCAGTGCAGGTCGTCGAACTATTTTATTTGTCGATGAAGTTCATCGCTTTAACAAAAGCCAGCAAGATGCTTTTTTGCCTCATATTGAGGATGGTACGATCACTTTCATTGGTGCTACGACAGAAAACCCCTCTTTTGAACTCAATTCTGCACTATTGTCACGTGCGCGAGTGTATCTACTCAAATCTCTCGATGTTAGTGATATCGAAGAGGTGCTATTACAAGCAATGGGTGATGCACAGCGTGGCCTTGGTGGACAAAATATCATCCTACCTGACAGTACTCGTAAACTTATCGCTGAATTGGTTAATGGCGATGCTAGGCGCTCGCTTAATCTACTCGAAATGATGGCTGATATGGCGGAAAGTGATAGCCACGGTCAACGGGTGCTTACTGCTGAATTGTTAAAAGAGGTGAGTGGTGAACGAACAGCGCGTTTTGATAACAAAGGCGACCGTTATTACGATTTAATTTCGGCGCTACATAAATCAGTGCGTGGCTCAGCACCTGACGCTGCTTTGTATTGGTATGCACGTATTATTACCGCCGGTGGTGATCCTCTGTATGTTGCTCGTCGCTTGTTAGCGATTGCCTCTGAAGATGTGGGCAATGCAGATCCACGAGCGATGCAAGTGGCTATTTCAGCATGGGATTGTTTTACTCGAGTGGGTCCTGCTGAAGGTGAAAGAGCGATTGCTCAAGCAATTGTTTATTTAGCTTGCGCACCTAAAAGTAATGCAGTTTATACCGCCTATAAAGCTGCATTATCAGATGCACAGATGCAGCCTGATTATGATGTACCGGCTCATTTGCGTAATGCCCCAACTAAACTGATGAAAGAGTTGGGTGCAGGCAAAGGGTATCGCTATGCACATGATGAAGACAATGCCTACGCTGCGGGTGAAGTGTATTTCCCTCCTGAAATGCAGCAAACTCAGTATTACCACCCAACAAATCGTGGTTTAGAAGGCAAAATAGCCGAAAAATTAAACTGGTTAGCGCAGCAGGATCAAAATAGCTCAACAAAACGCTATCGCTAA
- the lolA gene encoding outer membrane lipoprotein chaperone LolA translates to MKKMMLLGALALSLHIGSVLADASQDLQERLNKVNSFHASFSQKVTSPEGDLIQEGVGELWLQRPNLFNWNMTSPDESVLVSDGKNLWFYNPFVDQVTVTNLADATQDTPFLLITRNNPLDWKQYSIIQQGNTFDLKPKLTNGTLKRFSITVSPEGTIEKFAAVEQDGQTSAYQLKEQKNGSVDKSKFTFTVPKGVTLDDQRSGGK, encoded by the coding sequence ATGAAAAAAATGATGTTATTGGGCGCTTTAGCCTTGAGTTTACATATCGGCTCAGTACTCGCAGATGCAAGTCAAGATCTTCAGGAACGACTGAATAAGGTCAATAGTTTCCACGCGAGCTTTTCGCAAAAAGTGACCAGCCCTGAAGGTGATTTAATACAGGAAGGCGTTGGTGAGCTTTGGTTGCAGCGACCTAATTTATTCAATTGGAATATGACCTCACCTGATGAAAGTGTATTAGTTTCAGATGGTAAAAACTTATGGTTTTATAATCCTTTTGTCGATCAAGTCACGGTGACTAATTTAGCTGATGCGACACAAGACACGCCATTTTTATTAATTACTCGTAACAATCCATTAGATTGGAAACAGTATTCAATCATTCAACAGGGTAATACGTTTGATTTGAAGCCTAAGCTGACCAATGGCACATTAAAACGTTTCTCAATTACCGTTTCCCCTGAAGGGACCATTGAGAAATTTGCGGCTGTTGAGCAAGATGGACAAACCAGTGCCTATCAGTTGAAAGAACAGAAAAATGGTAGCGTCGATAAAAGTAAATTTACTTTTACAGTACCGAAAGGCGTGACATTGGATGATCAACGCTCAGGTGGTAAATAA
- a CDS encoding DNA translocase FtsK 4TM domain-containing protein yields MSQEYTEDKHIRFKKLSSGRRLLEVILLAICLSAIFLMVALVSFSPSDPSWSQTTWNAPVKNLGGSVGSWSADILFSAFGILAFAIPILLLLGCWTIYHYESQRRYIDFFSLSLRLIGGLALILSSCGLAALNFDDLPNFSSGGVIGSVFSNAIMPWFNSLGATLALLFLWAISFTLFTGWSWLTIAEKIGAAVLIPLTLVTNRARGDDNDDYEVEEAEDALQRAQEAERQALDDMQADDDVLFSAPTISELASSQQIETEELPTETAPVEIVTPTASATPASTAEPEEELPSFSAIEQQEAYHFEVPDDYQPVLYDRDYQFKNVEPEQPVAQAQTETYTHQPTANERVNENVRHPVNDSRDQTTHWETPSHQPSASINSQGSETATPSMPTSSVSDAVVQASGQSVADRLANPAALAAAGISVAALERHAQVKQNLEPELPRPNPVRLPTRRELYGIRIPSQRDAELQRRKEEAEQREQVYQQWSATDDKTHQQQQDDAEQENMLREQFLQQQRERYGVEEDGAEEDIHNELVEPTSSFSAQVQPQSETIDPVIPSYTQPEIEHRWPSAASPTEQVEPQTHQFKHVAHDFSAHDENEEADYRVEPKFDFSEHISVLDSFSPVDDLVNDEPADPLFMPSFSATAVSNPPSHPQGEDFNRNVTSALDTSASQGHTFTPQQPQQPQQPQQPQQPQQDSLFHPFLVRNDQPLPKPTTPMPSLDLLTSPPAQEEPVDMFKLEQTARLIEARLNDYRVKAEVVGFSPGPVITRFELDLAPGVKAARISTLSRDLARSLSTTAVRVVEVIPGKPYVGLELPNEKRQTVYLREVLDCEQFRHNPSPLTMVLGKDIEGDPVIADLAKMPHLLVAGTTGSGKSVGVNAMILSILYKSKPEDVRFIMIDPKMLELSIYEGIPHLLTEVVTDMKDAANALRWCVNEMERRYKLMSALGVRNLAGYNDKIKAAEEMGRPIPDPHWKPSDSMEMEHPMLKKEPYIVVMVDEFADLMMTAGKKVEELIARLAQKARAAGIHLVLATQRPSVDIITGLIKANIPTRIAFTVSSKIDSRTILDQGGAESLLGMGDMLYLPPNSSIPVRVHGAFVRDQEVHAVVNDWKARGRPQYIDSITKCSEESEGGGYDSADEELDPLFDQAVEFVVDKQRVSISGVQRQFRIGYNRAARIVEQMEAQGIVSEPGHNGNREVLSPRQADY; encoded by the coding sequence ATGAGCCAAGAATATACAGAAGACAAACACATTCGGTTTAAAAAACTCAGTAGCGGAAGACGGCTACTTGAGGTCATTTTGCTTGCTATTTGCTTAAGTGCCATTTTCTTAATGGTGGCATTGGTCAGCTTTAGCCCTTCTGATCCTAGCTGGTCACAAACCACATGGAATGCGCCAGTCAAAAATTTAGGGGGAAGTGTTGGTTCATGGAGTGCAGATATCCTCTTTTCTGCATTTGGAATATTAGCTTTTGCTATCCCTATTTTATTGCTATTAGGCTGTTGGACAATTTACCATTATGAGAGCCAACGTCGTTATATCGATTTCTTTTCGCTTTCATTACGGTTGATTGGTGGTTTAGCGCTGATTTTATCCTCATGTGGGCTTGCCGCACTGAACTTTGATGATTTACCAAACTTCTCTTCAGGAGGGGTGATAGGCAGTGTCTTCAGTAATGCAATCATGCCATGGTTTAATTCATTAGGGGCTACGCTGGCGTTGCTATTTTTATGGGCGATCAGTTTCACACTATTTACGGGATGGTCATGGCTCACCATTGCCGAAAAAATTGGGGCTGCGGTATTAATCCCATTAACATTAGTGACCAATCGCGCACGCGGCGACGATAATGACGATTATGAAGTCGAAGAGGCTGAAGATGCCTTACAGCGAGCTCAAGAAGCTGAACGTCAAGCGCTGGATGACATGCAGGCTGATGATGATGTGCTCTTTTCAGCACCCACAATTAGTGAGTTAGCATCGTCACAACAAATAGAGACTGAAGAACTTCCGACAGAAACTGCCCCCGTTGAAATTGTCACACCAACAGCATCTGCAACACCAGCAAGCACCGCAGAGCCAGAAGAGGAACTACCTTCGTTCTCTGCTATTGAGCAGCAAGAGGCTTATCATTTTGAAGTGCCTGATGACTATCAGCCTGTTTTATATGACAGAGATTATCAATTTAAAAATGTTGAGCCTGAGCAACCGGTAGCTCAAGCCCAAACTGAGACTTATACTCATCAGCCAACTGCAAATGAGAGGGTAAACGAAAATGTTCGTCACCCAGTCAATGATAGTCGAGACCAAACAACGCATTGGGAGACCCCGAGCCACCAGCCATCGGCATCAATAAATAGCCAAGGTAGTGAAACTGCAACGCCTTCAATGCCAACTTCATCTGTTAGCGATGCAGTGGTACAAGCAAGTGGTCAATCGGTAGCTGATAGGTTAGCGAATCCAGCAGCATTAGCTGCCGCAGGTATCTCAGTTGCTGCACTCGAACGCCATGCACAGGTGAAACAAAACCTTGAGCCTGAATTACCTCGGCCAAATCCTGTGCGTTTACCAACGCGTAGAGAGTTGTATGGGATCCGTATTCCATCTCAGCGCGATGCGGAACTACAGCGTCGTAAAGAAGAAGCAGAACAACGTGAACAAGTTTATCAGCAATGGTCTGCGACTGATGACAAAACTCACCAACAACAACAGGATGATGCTGAGCAAGAAAATATGCTTAGGGAGCAGTTCTTGCAACAACAGCGCGAACGTTATGGGGTAGAGGAAGATGGAGCAGAGGAAGATATACATAATGAGCTCGTTGAGCCTACATCTTCCTTTAGTGCGCAGGTTCAGCCACAATCTGAAACTATTGATCCTGTGATCCCTAGCTATACACAACCAGAAATTGAGCATCGTTGGCCTTCTGCTGCATCACCGACCGAGCAGGTAGAACCGCAAACTCATCAGTTTAAACATGTTGCACATGACTTTTCTGCACATGATGAGAACGAAGAAGCTGATTATCGCGTTGAGCCTAAGTTTGATTTTAGTGAACATATCTCTGTTTTAGATAGCTTTTCACCTGTTGATGATTTGGTTAATGATGAGCCCGCAGATCCTTTATTTATGCCATCATTTAGTGCAACGGCGGTATCTAATCCACCAAGCCATCCTCAAGGAGAAGATTTTAATAGAAATGTGACGTCTGCACTGGATACTTCAGCTAGCCAAGGTCACACTTTTACGCCGCAACAGCCGCAACAGCCGCAACAGCCGCAACAGCCGCAACAGCCGCAACAGGATAGCTTATTCCACCCATTCTTAGTGCGTAACGACCAACCGTTGCCTAAGCCAACGACCCCGATGCCATCGCTCGATCTATTGACTAGTCCTCCTGCACAAGAAGAACCTGTCGATATGTTCAAATTAGAGCAAACGGCTCGGTTAATTGAGGCTCGTTTAAATGATTATCGCGTTAAGGCTGAAGTGGTTGGTTTCTCTCCGGGGCCAGTTATCACGCGCTTTGAGCTTGATTTAGCCCCAGGGGTAAAAGCGGCTCGTATTTCAACGCTATCTCGCGATCTCGCGCGTTCACTTTCAACCACCGCAGTAAGGGTAGTTGAGGTGATCCCCGGCAAGCCTTATGTAGGGCTTGAATTACCTAATGAAAAACGTCAAACCGTTTATTTAAGAGAAGTATTAGATTGTGAGCAATTTAGGCACAATCCATCGCCATTGACGATGGTATTAGGTAAAGATATTGAAGGTGATCCGGTTATTGCTGATTTGGCTAAAATGCCTCACTTATTAGTCGCAGGGACAACGGGGTCAGGTAAATCCGTCGGGGTCAACGCGATGATCCTGAGTATATTGTATAAATCTAAACCTGAAGACGTACGTTTTATCATGATCGACCCGAAAATGTTGGAGCTTTCAATTTATGAAGGGATCCCGCATTTGCTCACTGAAGTTGTGACGGATATGAAAGACGCGGCTAATGCATTGCGTTGGTGTGTCAATGAAATGGAACGTCGTTATAAACTGATGTCAGCGTTGGGTGTACGTAACCTTGCGGGTTACAACGATAAAATTAAAGCAGCCGAAGAAATGGGACGTCCAATTCCGGATCCACACTGGAAACCAAGTGACAGTATGGAAATGGAACATCCAATGCTGAAAAAAGAGCCCTATATTGTGGTCATGGTGGATGAGTTTGCGGATCTGATGATGACTGCGGGTAAAAAAGTGGAAGAACTGATCGCTCGACTGGCACAAAAAGCACGTGCGGCGGGGATCCACTTAGTATTAGCCACTCAACGTCCATCGGTTGATATCATTACAGGTTTAATTAAAGCGAACATACCAACACGTATTGCATTTACTGTTTCAAGTAAAATTGACTCACGTACCATTCTTGACCAAGGTGGCGCTGAATCATTATTAGGTATGGGGGATATGTTATATCTGCCACCTAACTCATCGATTCCTGTGCGTGTGCACGGTGCCTTTGTGCGTGACCAAGAAGTTCACGCGGTGGTAAATGATTGGAAAGCACGTGGTCGCCCACAATATATCGACAGCATTACAAAATGCAGTGAAGAAAGTGAAGGTGGCGGGTATGATAGCGCTGATGAAGAACTGGATCCCTTATTCGACCAAGCGGTAGAATTTGTGGTTGATAAACAGCGCGTGTCAATTTCAGGCGTTCAGCGCCAGTTCCGTATTGGTTATAACCGTGCTGCACGTATTGTTGAGCAAATGGAAGCACAAGGTATTGTTAGTGAGCCGGGGCATAATGGTAACCGAGAGGTACTTTCTCCGCGGCAAGCTGATTACTAG